The Cynocephalus volans isolate mCynVol1 chromosome 1, mCynVol1.pri, whole genome shotgun sequence region tatcttaaaaaataaataagaaataaaaaaaatttatcttaacCAAGATTCTGGGAGTTGAACATCAAACAttaatgtaccacatttttcaaTGGTTGAAGCAAACCATTTGATAAATATAATAACCAGTTAATAAAAAAGAACAGCAACAACTAATGCTTATCAAATGCTTACCATGTACCAGGACTGTGAGAATCTTGGACAATTTACCtcacttaattttgaaaaaaagccCCTGAGGTAAATATAATTATTGTCCCTATTTTTcatatgaagaaattgaggctcaaagatATTAATTAGCTAGTAAGACAAGTACCAGTCTTGAAGTCAGGTCTAACTGAATTTCAAGCTTGTGCCTATTTTCACAGCCTTCAGACTGGACTGCCTCCTGATTACATGTTCCACAAGCAATTTAAACCAAATATTCTTGCCCTTATTCTTCTACTAAGGTTTCTGGTGAACTGCAACTGTTACTAATCAGTGGTAgtcaaataaaaaagcaagataatCTGTTTATCAAGATTCTTCTCCCTCATCAAATTCAGAAACTCCTTTGTGTATTCTTATGAACTGACAGAATCTTTCTCAATTACATAAATGTTTAATCATGGCTGATGACTTGCTAAAGCACCAATCACAAATTAGAATGCACTCTTGTATTTTTCAGATTAAAGAAGCTGATTGATCAAGAAACTGAATCCCAGGAGAAGAAGGAacaagaaagggagaagagggtCACTGCCCTGAAAGAGGAGCTGACCAAGCTCAAGTCTTTTGCTTTGATGGTGGTGGACGAACAACAAAGGCTGACTGCACAGCTTGCCTTTCAAAGACAGAAAATCCAAGACCTGACCACAAATGCAAAAGAAACACATGCTAAACTAGCCCTTGCTGAAGCCAGAGttcaggaagaaaagcagaaggCAGCCAAACTAGAGGAAGAGCTGCACACGCAGACCACAAAATTTCAGCAGAACCAAGACACAATTATGGCGAAGCTCACCAATGAGGACAGTCAAAATCGCCAGCTCCGACAAAAGCTGGCAGCACTCAGCAGGCAAATTGATGAGTCAGAAGAGACAAACAGGTCTTTAAGAAAAGCGGAAGAGGAGCTGcaggatataaaagaaaaaatcaacaaggGGGAATTTGGAAACGCTGGTATCATGGCTGAGGTGGAGGAGCTCAGGAAACGCGTGCTAGATATGGAAGGGAAAGATGAAGAGCTCATAAAAATGGAGGAGCAGTGCAGAGATCTCAATAAGAGGCTCGAAAAGGAAACATCACAGAGTAAAGACTTAAAACTAGAGGTTGAAAAGCTCAATAAGCGGATTGTGGCTCTGGAAAAATTAGAAGATGCTTTcaacaaaagcaaacaagaatGCTACTCTCTGAAAtgcaatttagaaaaagaaaggatgacCACAAAGCAGTTGTCTCAAGAACTGGAGAGCTTAAAAGTGAGGATCAAAGAACTAGAAGCCATTGAAAGTCGGCTAGAAAAGACAGAATTCACCCTAAAAGAGGATTTAACTAAACTGAAAACATTAACAGTGATGCTTGTAGATGAAAGGAAAACAATGAGtgaaaaattaaagcaaactGAAGATAAGTTACAAGCTGCTGCTTCTCAGCTTCAAGTGGAGCAAAATAAAGTTACAACGGTTACTGAGAAGTTAATTGAGGAAACTAAAAGGGCACTCAAGTCCAAAACTGATGTGGAAGAAAAGATGTACAGTGTAACCAAGGAGAGAGATGATCTAAAAAACAAactgaaggaagaagaagagaaaggaaatgatcTCCTGTCAAAAGTTAATATGTTGAAAAATAGGCTTCAATCGCTGGAAGCAACTGAGAAAGATTtcctgaaaaacaaattaaatcaaGACACTGGTAAGTCCACAACAGCATTACACCAAGAAAACAACAGGATTAAAGAGCTATCTCAAGAAGTGGAAAGACTGAAACTGAAACTAAAGGAAATGAAAGCCATTGAGGATGACCTTATGAAAACAGAAGACGAGTATGAGACTCTAGAAAGAAGGTATGCTAATGAACGAGACAAAGCTCAATTTTTATCTGAAGAGCTAGAACATGTTAAAATGGAACTTGCCAAGTACAAGTTAGTGGAAAAAACTGAGTCCAGCCATGAACAATGGCTTTTCAAAAGGCTTCAAGAAGAAGAAGCTAAGTCAGGGCATCTCTCTAGAGAAGTGGAtgcattaaaagagaaaattcatgAATACATGGCAACTGAGGACCTAATATGTCACCTCCAGGGAGATCACTCAGTTCtgcaaaagaaactaaatcaacAAGAAAACAGGAACAGAGACTTAGGAAGAGAGATTGAAAACCTCACTAAAGAGTTAGAGAGGTACCGGCATTTCAGTAAGAGCCTCCGGCCTAGTCTCAATGGAAGGAGAATCTCTGATCCTCAAGTATTTTCTAAAGAGGTTCAGACAGAAGCAGTAGACAATGAACCACCTGATTACAAGAGTCTCATTCCTCTGGAACGAGCAGTCATCAATGGTCAGTTATATGAGGAAAGTGAGGACCAAGATGAGGACCCTAATGATGAGGAATCTGTGTTGTCCTTCAAATGCAGCCCATCTACTCCCTGCCCTGTTAACAGGAAACTATGGATTCCTTGGATGAAATCTAAGGAGGGCCATCCTcagaatggaaaaatacaaaCTAAACCCAATGGCAACTTTGTGCAACCTGGAGATCTAGTCCTAAGCCACACGCCAGGGCAGCCACTTCATATAAAGGTTACTCCAGACCATGTCCAAAACACAGCCACTCTTGAAATCACAAGTCCAACCACAGAGAGTTCTCACTCTTACACGAGCACTGCAGTGATACCCAACTGTGGCACCCCAAAGCAAAGGATAACCATTCTCCAGAATGCCTCCATAACCCCGGTGAAATCCAAAACCTCTATGGAAGGCCTCATGAATTTAGAACAAGGCATGTCCCCAATAACCATGGCAACCTTTGCCAGAGCACAGACCCCAGAGTCCTGTTGTTCTATAACTCCAGAAAGTACAATGTCACCTATTCAGGTTTTGGCTGTGACTGGTTCAACTGGCTCTCCTGAACAGGGACGCTCTCCAGAGCCAATAGAAATCAGTGCCAAGCATGCGATTTTCAGAGTCCCCCCAGATCGGCAGTCATCATGGCAGTTTCAACGTTCAAACAGCAATAGTTCAAGTGTGATAACTACTGAGGATAACAAAATCCACATTCACTTAGGAAGTCCTTACATGCAAGCTGTGGCCAGCCCCGTTAGACCTGCCAGCCCTTCAACACCACTGCAGGATAACCGAACTCAAGGCTTAATTAATGGGGCATTaaacaaaacaaccaataaaGTCACCAGCAGTATTACTATCACACCAACAGCCACACCTCTTCCTCGACAATCACAAATTACAGTAAGTAATATATATAACTGACCACCCTTACCCTCATCCAGTCCGTACTGATATTCTTGCAAGGAACTCAATCCTTTTTTAATCATCCCTTCAAATCTCCCAAAAGACTGACTGATTTGTACTTTGGGAAGGTTTGTGCATGAACTATACAAGAGCATCTGACACTAACAGTGTTGCCTGCATAGTCACATCAAGTGTGCACTTACtgtatatcttttcatttacatACCTGTATGGAAAATATTTAGTCTGCACTTGTATAAATACAtctttatgtatttcattttccatAACTCACTTTAATTTGACTGCAACTTGTCTTGGTGAAATACTTTAACATTATAGAGCAgtaaataatttgttatttttaccaTTGCTTGCTGAATTTTCCTTTggtcattttgttatatttttgcaTGTACAATGGAATTTTGTTTCCTATTTATAATGTCTATTAATTCTTCCTTGAAAACAAACAAGACCTACTTCCCATTTACAGTCAACTTCTGATCACATATTACAGGGAGAAAAAGtggttcaaataaataaaaatttacatcttttttatttcaaaatgaactATAAGATTTCTCAGAAGCAAACTTAACTTCATGCATGGGATATTATCTCAATATCCCTGGTGCCTGCCACAGTGCTTAGCATATATTAAGAAACTGataataatggaataaaataatgttaaataatttctttttgtgaACACATATAAGCTGATGGTGAAAGTAAAAAGCTTTGAAATGTGATAGGAAGCCAGAGAAAGCACATTTGGAAATTAGTTACCTTGATAATCAAGAGTTGACTGTATTTCTACCATAGACAGAAACCCCCATAAAACATATATGTCTGTATCCAAATTGAATCAGCCACTATGACATAAGCTCTTGAAGACTGCTTCAAAGCAAAAATATTATTCTTGTTCCGTTTTCCTGTTTGATTCCCAAAACAGTTTAGATTACTTAATGTAGGTGCACCCTACTGTACTTGTAAGTGGGCTGTATTCAGAAGctaatgatttgttttttttttaacctcttaaCAAGCAAATAAAAGCTAAAGATAGTTATGAACACAACTTATGGAAAAGGTATATTCgaaaaaaatcatacaatatgttaGTTGAGGGAAGTAATATATGGTGAATGTCTTCTGTGATTATACTGATATGCCATTTACATGGTAGGTGAGAAAAACTCAGCCAAAGCATCCTAGAAATTCTGATACCTGGTCATGAGACTCCCTGAGCATAATACATATTTCTGAGCAGAGAACAGCTTTCAGAGGAACACTTTAAATTACACATGTGGTTCCCAAGTCACATTCCAAAATGATAATTTCAGATAAAGTAGCTCACCTCCATTTTCCCTTTTCCAACCTCTTAACTGTTAACTTAGTGTGGATAATGTTATTGCCAGCTATTGATCTGAAACAATGCATTTAGACATCTAGACAAACTTTAAGAGTAAAAAGAACCTTTCACAATTATCCTCCTTTTTCCTGCAAAATCAATTTCATGATAGCACGGCAAGGATCTGTTGACAGAAACACTTCCATGGTGATGAACTGCAACACTAAAGCTGTGGGCTTGcatcattaaataaatttgtatgaaaGCTGAGGCTGGTGATTAATGAGAAAGCTTCTGTTTAAACACATTTATCTTGAGAACTGGCAGTGACCCAACTGTATTACAAAATACATGATGgtctaaatgttttttaaaactatttttatttttaagtcaccTTAGGCTAGGACTTCAAAAAAACTACAAACTTCATTTTAGCTCTTTCAAAGTAGACAATGATACCACTGTTGCATGATATCTTTTTCTAGTTAATAATCAAGAGGGTCGTGTAATGTTTTTGAGGGCATTGACCAACTGATCATAAAATTATGAACAACAGAGCTTGTAGGTGTCAGACAATTCTTTCTTtagaaagaattcaagaacaaAGTCTTTCCAACTTTGTCACATAATAGCTCAAACAGAAAACCTGTTTGCATGGTATTAGAGGAAATAGATAAAGAGGCAGAGAAAACCAGCCAAGGAATTCTCATCACCCCAAGTTCCTCCTGGCTGCCTCAAGTGTTGGGGGTCAGGTGGGGAATCCATTCTTGGCACACCTGTAACAGAGTTTGGGAGCTCCAAGCTATTAGTCAGCCCACCCATTTTGTAAGGATTCAATTTCTTATGTGAGCCACAGCTCTCTGCAGTAAAGTTAACACCACAAGTCCTGCACACCATGATTATAATACACAAATTCTCATTTCATCATCTGCTACAGATCTTAACTATAAATAGGCTTCCTAAGTGGTTGATCTAACATAACTGGAAATCTAGCAAACCTTCAAGGATTACCTCTCTTTTAGAGGTTCCTTTAACTGGGAGGATTCCTTCAGTATAATAATTCATATcagcatcaaaataaattttaggagACTGTCAGATTAATAACATATGTAGATTGTTAAAAGTGCCACTAATTAAAGTTCATGGTAAATAAAGATGGCACAATTcctgcaaaaatataaaattacacataaaatcacacacactaGATTTTTggcctttaattttaaaaatagtttcttatatcctgtgtgtgtgtgtgagagagagagagagaggagggagactgggagggaggggggagagaaggtggggagagggagagagagaaagagagagagagaggagagagactggGAGGTTATATAACTTCCTTTTTTATTGACATAATCACAGAACCCCCCTTAAAAaccaggaaggagagagaaagtgtTACTGAAAAATCTTCATAATGAGATATGTGAGGGTGGAAGGTTGTATTCTTTGGTCCATGAGAGACTCATAGTAGATTTTTatgcatatttgaaaaaaatcatatctCCTTTCATTGGTCAAAGTCCCAGGTTCAGAACCaagtttcattttattcaaaGTCCCTCTCGCTCTTTAACCTTTCAGCTATAGCATCTTATCACAGATTTGAATGATTTTAGCACATTCTTTTTTCCATCTAAAAGCAATGGCAAAACTTTTCCCAAGAAAATGCTGCTGCTTTTGGGGCACTGGCAAACATAAACATCATTCTTACTAGGAGGACACTGCGCATTACTACAGTAAAAAAAGATCTCTATACTTGCTCACTAAGATGACAGGATTACATAAACTCTACTCGGAAGGTCATCACAACTATATCTTACGACACCAAGACTTTAGGCATGGGATCTTTAGGACTTCCAAAGGATAAAATTAGGAACGCTGTGAGATGGCCATAGAAaggatattttattaaaattttttagacACCTTGTAGTGTAAGAATTCCATGATCTTTATTGACTGACCTATAtctcaaataaaaacatttttagttgCTTCTTTGATTCTGAATATTTACAAAGTGAATCTCCTTTGAAATATGTTagagaaaggcaggaaaagacctTTAAATTAACCAATTAGTTTCCCTATACCTTGGTGTCTGTTATCGTTaagctttttctttcctccaaaatattttgctttgcaATCCCAAGAGAAAAGATAGTTAGGCAAAAATGCATGCCCCAATATTTTATAATCAGTGTTTCTAAAAGTAAAATCCAAGATTCCTGTGTGAGAATCTCCTGAGGTTAATATTAAGTTCCATCCAGAGCCatcaaatcagaatctctggggaggTAGGGCCCAGGaagctgcattttaacaagctccacTGCTGTATGCACCCTAAAATTGGAATCCCATTGTTTTAGAAATTGCTTTACTTATGATGGGTCCTCCTTACGATGGTTAGACTggtgattttttgactttatggtGGTGGGAAAgcgatatgcattcagtagaaatcgTATTTTGAATTTTGGTCTTTTCCCAGGCTAGCAACATGAGGTAGGAGATACTCTCTTGAGATGCTGGGCAGCGGCATTGAGCTACAGCTCCCCATCAGCCATGTGATCACAAGGGTAAACAACCAATACCCTACAGTGCAATGGGTTgccagatgattttgcccaattgtaggctaatgtaagtgttctgagcatgtttaaagtaggctaggctaagctacgatgttcggtaggttaggtgtattaaatgcattttcggTTTACAATATTTTCAGCTTACACAGACATAATCCCATTGCAAGTTGACGAGCATCAGTATTGATAACATCGGCAGATGCATTCTGACTATAGTCCCACTCAGAATAAATTACACCTGTGCCAGGAAGTGTGACTATTCCGCCCTCTAGTGGCTGGCATGACAAACAGAAGGCTTAGTCTAcagattttcttttgatttaaaaggaaaagttcAACGAAAACTACCATTTTATTGGGTGGGAAGGTTCTCAGTTTTATAACTGTAGCAAAGCATAGATGCCTGAATCTTTAGCTAAGCTGTAGCAGGCTGTCTGACACCTACAAGCTCTGTTCCTCCTCTAGATCCCAGGCCCTCAACACTGTAACATTTCTTGGGAATGGTCCAGAACACACATTAGAGAGAGCGAGCAAGCAGTTGGATGAATCAAAAGAAAAGACTCTATTCACCTTTGGGCACAGTAAAGCAAATGCAAGAAAGAGCAAGGAAGACAAGTGGTGTACTAAAGTTCCCAAACCTTAAACctcctttaaatttatttttatttagattaaAGTCCAAGCACTTTCCTTTCCAACTGATGGACCCTTTCCACTCTCCAAGCTAGGTCAAGGAGCGTAAAGCTTTTATGCAGTCAAATACATCAGAGCAGGCATCCCCCAAAAGCAACACTGTAGAGTATGGAATCCTTAGGGAGTCCAGAGAGTTAACTGGCCAACACTTCTAAGTACTTTATAATTTGATAATGAATTAACACTGTTCACATGGCAGCACTTACAAATCTGTCAACATTCCATCAGGACACCAGGTTCTATACTTAGAAAGCTGCCATAAAAATGTACTCTGGGCTTACCTTTGGCATTGCAGTCAGCCATCTCAGAGATAATCCTCTTTACTTGTGGAATCAATGTAAAATTTCACTGTCAAAATTACtggtgaagaaataaaatttatctaattatttgaggctttttttttcaaagcctgaaactagttttcttattttagtgAGTTATTTTTCCCCCCACAGCCAAATGGTCCTGTATATTTTTGAGGGACTGCCTGAGataggctgttttttttttttttttgcctctgttttgtttttttaaaagctagtCATGTTCAGATAACTAACAGTGTATAAATATAGGCACTTTAGACCTACAGAGCCTGCCTCACTCTCTGCCATCCCTGAGGCCTCTGGATAGGTGTAGGTGGGTTTACTAATGGGTATGTCACTCAAGTGTCTCACTGACATGCACAGCGTCTCAGCATGTAGTATCTTTTGTTCAAAGCATCACACAGACACAATCTATCAATCTACTGATCAGGACATACTGAACAGCCTCCTTCCTACCTAACACTGGAGCAGGTATTATGGAGATGATAGATTCACTGCCCTTGAGGAACTTATTAACCTGGGCATGGAAATGAGACAAGAAACAAGAGTATCAGACATTTAATCAAGTGGGAAACTCTACATTCCTACCAATAAACTAGAGATTAAGAAGGACTACAGAAAATTAATAAGGCTTCAAAGAGAAAGATTTAGATAAGTGGGGAGACCAGGGAAAGGAAACACTGGAGGCGGGCAAACAGAAGACTAGGTTCCAGTTCACGCCTTTTGCAGTCAGCTGTGACGTcctggacaagtcatttaacctttgtGAAGTAAGAGAATTGCACTTGGTGATCTCTAAGATCATGTCTGTAATGACCTCAAGATTCTAAATCTTGCCACCctcttttaatcatttaaaactcCTTTTAGGAAATAACATTAGGGCATAAACAAACAAGCCAATAACCTGCAATCAGTTTCTTTCCTGCAGAAATTAAACTTCTCCCTCCTCATTTTTGCACTTGTAGGTATTACTACTAGATAGTCTCCAAACATTGGTTTCCTTTTCTAAGATTCTatgaattaatttcttttaacccTCATCAtagtagctttttttttccccGCCCCCTACTAGAGCAGTTTCTCAACCTCAGGACTATTAAAAGTTTGGGCCCAATAAGACTTTGTTAGGGGGAAGTAGTGGGTGTTCTGTGAATTGTGGGAATGTTTAggagcatccctggcttctactcactagatgccacaTAGCATCTCCCCAACTgtaacaaaaatgtctccagacatagCTAAATTTTCTCTGGGGGCAAAATCATCCCCTGGTTAAAAGCTTCTGCATTAGAGAGATGGACCAACTGACTCTATAAGCCAGTTCCACTTTTACATTACTTGGTGTAAGAAAAACTCTTAGTCTGATGTGTAGAGATGAGAATTTTGACTCTGACCAAACATAAGCCTCAAAACAACTTTACGAATTTGCACTGGAGAGTTTTGTTGCATAAGGATTGTTTCCTCTCACTTGACAGACTGGCCCAGAGCATGTGCATGTCCTGAACACTTCTATTTGTATTAATACCTTGTACCATTGTCTCTTTCAAAGATTCCATATTATAAGCTAGAATTTTCAGATAAACTAAAGCTTTCCATTTCTCATGtacatttgggaaaaataaagagaGTCTAGACAATCAATCACCTTTGCCTTAATGGGGAAAAATGGGTTTCAGCAGGAATCCTTAGAACTTAAGAGATAATCCCCTACTCTTTAAACCTTTCTAAAGAGTCCTCTTTGAAGCATTTCAATTCCCTATTAGCTTATAAGCATCACAGGCACAAATGTCTTCAATTAGGATACAGAGTTTCTTCATTCATCAACAAATTACCTTCAAGAACAAACTGATAAATACTTATGAAGAACCTGATATTGCTCATTTGTGCTGGGCAGGTGCTAAGATTTGGAATCTAAGTGGGAGTTAAGGACTACCTTAGAAAGTAATTAAGAGCACAACACAGAAGAAATTGTATAGATAGTAGTATAGGGGTTTAGAGGAGAATCAGGTTACTCTTGGGTGGGGATTGGAGGTTGGGCTTCAGAAACAGATGAGAtctgaggagaggctggaggatgAAAAGGACTGGGATAGAGAGAGGACAAAAGAGTGCTGCAAAGAGGTGCCCACAAGGCAGAGGTGTGGGGGCTGGCAGGAGGCAACCAACCTGTTCAGGAACAATGAGCAGTGTAAAGTGGCTGAAGTTGAGATAAGGCTTGAAGGGCACAGTTGGGTCAGACTGTGAAGAGCCTTGAAATACAGtgctagagaatgatccatgtccCCAGAGAAGGCTTCTGGGTAGTGAGGTAATACAACAGAGGGGAAAAGACTAATCCATCATGCAACGTTATTTCAttttacaacaaccctataaagTGAGTATTATCACAGTTTTAGagatgaataaattaaaactCTGAGATGTAAGGGAAGTTGAGTTGCTCCAGGTCTGTTATGTGACAAAACTGAGATAGGAACACAGGTCTGACTCCACTGTCCCATTCTCTTTCCATGGCGATATACTGAGAAGCTTCCTAAGTGGAAAGGGAGGCATTATAATTTGCGTTTGATCCTTTCTATTACCTGTGGTGACAGACAGGTTGCCTAACATTACTTCCTTGTGCTCAGCCTCACAGATCTGCCACTTTAGCCAGAACACTCAGAATGCCCCTAAACATACGCACggctttccccttcctccttcccatttCTCTACATGGATAGAATTCTCATCTCTTAGCACATGAAATAAGACCCGCACCGAAAGGTCTGGCTAGAGGCTGACTTCTTCTGAAACCTTACATGATCACCACAGCCGATAGTCATTTGCCTCTCCTTCCAattcctcctgcctccctgaaGCCACTGGCAGCATAACAAGAGGAAACAGATGTGAGAGGCCAAGCCCCACACAAATGGGCAGACACAGGGAAGACTGAGCTGGTGATGGTGCAGAGGGGCTACGAAATGGGAGAGAGCAAGACCAAGGAGAAGCTCATGTTCTTACCATCAGGAGCCTCGGTACTTAGAGAACACCAGAGCTGCAGTCCGTGTCCACTCTATCCCAAAGCAGGATTCTGTAAGTGAAGGGCACAAATGCCAAGCATGAAGAATGAGCCCAGAAGGGCCATCAATATGTGCAGAGCAGGAGGTACCTACCTGATCAGCCTCGGAGGTGACTGGAGAGAAAAgcatcagaaatgagggaaaatgaTCCAAAGAATGAGCATCACAACCATACACATCAAAGATTATAATAGGTGGCTGCCTTGATAGTCCTGATAATGACCCAAGATCTTCAGAAAAGGCACTCAAGGGATCAAGATCTAGCCACCACAAAAGATAAACACCACCAACTTAGCTCACATCTGGTGGCATTTCTGCCTTTGCAGAAGCCTAGAAAATTTTCCTAGATGGTATACTAatttagaatttccatttctaaagCAACATAataacttaataaggaaagactGATGCTtcccaaatcattttttaaaaataagctttgtgTATTTTCCCAGCTCAGAGGGAGAAGTGTTAGGGTTCAACCCTGACAGTCTACAAATTCTGCTTCCAATTCAGGATTATAACTGCAAACCAAGGAAGCATCCCAAGTAAAAACTGCCATTTGTCTTCAAGATGAACTCCTGTGTTTCTCAACAATTAAAGGCACATAAAAACCTGCTTCAACACAGCTACTCTTCAAACAACTCAAAGTAACTTCTCAAGAATGCTTTACTACCCTTCACTATTTGTGGGTTAGTTAGGTTTTTCCCCTTCTGTTaaaaaaatatgctatttcttttctgttcttttgcctTTTAATGGTGGTATTGCCTGAATTCATTGATATTAGTCACTTTGGAAGCCTCAGAAAACTACAGGTCTATAGAAAGAGGAGTTAACTAAAAACTGCAACAGATCCTTGAAGGGTCCATAACATAGTAGATAGTTCCTTTAAGACAACAGGGAGGAAGTCAGTGTGTAGGGATCAGATCATGCTGAGAAGGACAACATCTCTCATAGTAACCCATTCATAAAcagtgcatttattttatataaaacttttttctcattttaggaATAATGTATATTCACTacaaaaactttggaaaatataaatgcttCTGAGACTGCTGATAGCTTCTAAGAAGGGCAATGAGAGGACTAGGGAAAACAACGGacaattattactatttttttaggCCAAATCTATCAACCGTGGCTCTATTCCAGGCTTTTCTCAGACTGCCAATGAGGAAGGAAATATGCTTTGGGGAAGGGGGGAGCATCCCGTCCTTATTACATACCCCTGTGCCAAAAGGTGG contains the following coding sequences:
- the FILIP1L gene encoding filamin A-interacting protein 1-like isoform X3 — its product is MVVDEQQRLTAQLAFQRQKIQDLTTNAKETHAKLALAEARVQEEKQKAAKLEEELHTQTTKFQQNQDTIMAKLTNEDSQNRQLRQKLAALSRQIDESEETNRSLRKAEEELQDIKEKINKGEFGNAGIMAEVEELRKRVLDMEGKDEELIKMEEQCRDLNKRLEKETSQSKDLKLEVEKLNKRIVALEKLEDAFNKSKQECYSLKCNLEKERMTTKQLSQELESLKVRIKELEAIESRLEKTEFTLKEDLTKLKTLTVMLVDERKTMSEKLKQTEDKLQAAASQLQVEQNKVTTVTEKLIEETKRALKSKTDVEEKMYSVTKERDDLKNKLKEEEEKGNDLLSKVNMLKNRLQSLEATEKDFLKNKLNQDTGKSTTALHQENNRIKELSQEVERLKLKLKEMKAIEDDLMKTEDEYETLERRYANERDKAQFLSEELEHVKMELAKYKLVEKTESSHEQWLFKRLQEEEAKSGHLSREVDALKEKIHEYMATEDLICHLQGDHSVLQKKLNQQENRNRDLGREIENLTKELERYRHFSKSLRPSLNGRRISDPQVFSKEVQTEAVDNEPPDYKSLIPLERAVINGQLYEESEDQDEDPNDEESVLSFKCSPSTPCPVNRKLWIPWMKSKEGHPQNGKIQTKPNGNFVQPGDLVLSHTPGQPLHIKVTPDHVQNTATLEITSPTTESSHSYTSTAVIPNCGTPKQRITILQNASITPVKSKTSMEGLMNLEQGMSPITMATFARAQTPESCCSITPESTMSPIQVLAVTGSTGSPEQGRSPEPIEISAKHAIFRVPPDRQSSWQFQRSNSNSSSVITTEDNKIHIHLGSPYMQAVASPVRPASPSTPLQDNRTQGLINGALNKTTNKVTSSITITPTATPLPRQSQITIKEVCKQKIPTRIPKPKSTGITKISTKASPGPMDKPIQNGCGRLHIIRTVTSNTFLHMGGKR